The Cloeon dipterum chromosome 3, ieCloDipt1.1, whole genome shotgun sequence genome includes a region encoding these proteins:
- the Patsas gene encoding uncharacterized protein Patsas — protein sequence MLCKVYPSPGAARSVWGLQGHSCNMEQHSAAASRDEKDALCCNYVHMDRENCKSIFDLVRTGELRDIEALVENVGSEILSSRDQWGYTPAHWAALDGNVNVMRYLVERSAPVDLPCLGTQGPRPIHWACRKGHVAVVQVLLQAGVAVNAADFKGLTPLMTACMFGKAATAAYLLGMTALNHLTDINGDTALHWAAYKGHPELIRLLMYSGVDLQKPDNFGSTPLHLACLSGNVNCVKMLCEKSKIELDPRDKNGKTPLMLAKSHRHHDVVQVLQSEYKRRARCVPPVNEIWGLLFGGAGDSKGPLLLFVGSVLLWGYPMYLLRCIPITWNVLRGSHYCFIYWNLVMWISWIVANRRDPGCVPLNTDSYHRAIRQIPYYDKWKQRNIVLSRLCHTCRCLRPLRAKHCRICNRCVQYFDHHCPFIYNCVGLRNRMWFFMFVVSIAINCSYTIYFACYCIALEGWEMMYILGLIEALVFSGLGWVLTCTSVLHAAMNLTTNEMFNYKRYPYLRDKRGRYHNPFSRGPLLNLMEFFLCSANVNKEEDFLDEEAI from the exons ATGCTGTGCAAGGTGTACCCCAGCCCGGGGGCGGCTCGCAGCGTGTGGGGCCTGCAGGGCCACTCGTGCAACATGGAACAGCACTCGGCCGCGGCCAGCAGGGACGAAAAGGACGCCCTTTGCTGCAACTACGTCCACATGGACAGGGAGAACTGCAAGTCGATCTTCGACCTCGTCCGAACCGG GGAGTTGCGTGACATCGAGGCTCTGGTGGAGAACGTGGGCTCGGAAATCCTGAGCTCGCGCGACCAGTGGGGCTACACGCCGGCACACTGGGCCGCCCTGGATGGCAACGTTAACGTCATGCGCTACCTGGTCGAGCGGTCGGCCCCCGTTGACCTCCCTTGCCTGGGCACTCAGGGGCCGCGGCCCATCCATTGGGCCTGCCGCAAGGGCCACGTCGCCGTCGTGCAAGTCCTTCTGCAG GCTGGCGTGGCCGTCAACGCAGCCGACTTCAAAGGCTTGACGCCCCTGATGACGGCTTGCATGTTTGGCAAGGCGGCCACCGCGGCCTACCTGCTTGGCATGACAGCCCTGAACCACCTCACGGACATCAACGGCGATACCGCTCTGCACTGGGCTGCCTACAAAGGCCACCCTGAGCTGATCCGCCTGCTCATGTACTCGGGCGTGGACCTTCAGAAGCCCGACAACTTCGGCTCTACGCCTTTACACCTAGCTTGCCTTTCTGGAAATGTCAACTGCGTAAAAATGCTATGTGAAAAg AGCAAAATCGAGCTTGACCCGCGCGACAAAAACGGGAAGACGCCACTGATGCTGGCGAAAAGCCACCGCCACCACGACGTGGTGCAGGTCCTGCAGTCCGAATACAAGCGCAGAGCCCGATGCGTGCCTCCTGTCAACGAAATTTG GGGTCTGCTCTTCGGTGGAGCTGGCGACTCGAAAGGCCCCCTGCTCCTCTTTGTGGGGTCCGTGCTCTTGTGGGGCTACCCCATGTATTTGCTGAGG TGCATCCCTATAACATGGAACGTCCTGCGCGGATCTCACTACTGTTTCATCTACTGGAACTTGGTCATGTGGATCAGTTGGATCGTGGCTAACCGAAGAGATCCTGGCTGCGTCCCTCTCAACACGGATAGCTACCACAGAGCCATAAGACAG ATTCCTTATTATGACAAGTGGAAACAGCGCAATATAGTGCTGTCCCGCCTGTGCCACACGTGCCGTTGCCTGCGACCTTTGCGGGCCAAGCACTGCCGCATTTGCAACCGGTGCGTGCAGTACTTCGACCACCACTGTCCCTTCATCTACAACTGCGTCGGCTTGAGGAACAG AATGTGGTTCTTCATGTTCGTGGTGAGCATCGCGATCAACTGCTCGTACACCATTTACTTCGCGTGCTACTGCATCGCCCTCGAGGGCTGGGAGATGATGTACATACTGGGCCTGATCGAGGCGCTCGTCTTCTCAGGACTCGGATGGGTTCTTACCTGCACCTCG GTGCTTCACGCCGCAATGAACCTAACAACTAACGAGATGTTTAACTACAAGCGCTACCCGTACTTGCGGGACAAAAGGGGCCGCTACCACAACCCTTTCTCGCGGGGGCCGTTGCTCAACCTGATGGAGTTCTTTTTGTGCTCGGCCAATGTCAATAAAGAGGAAGATTTCCTCGACGAAGAAGCCATTTGA
- the LOC135938651 gene encoding macrophage colony-stimulating factor 1 receptor-like isoform X2, with amino-acid sequence MQHVVRCLPLFWAVVVGLPGPAARHQQLCLRTCTLWQRTGLSINATVTDALGCLAEEQNSCLECVREQIRETECRKMCSLPEATSCIGKCACLRNDAATSGSTVSAGQEPKLLCRDVEENAMIVVLAFPSQKNVKAASVRIRQSDEWTNFQPPKIRPWIRLTNLTFSERYEVRLTSEDGDFAHGFFSTLGRNHTPLEVTGVHISNYVSGADEALYANISWTPAADRPCKYSILVNSDDTDYYEPVKRGFELRKVILGMNAAFVVVPKFGNKEGKPAVFRNQVPLCPETLTDPEGNVLPPNHVHCQPLPPTELCSIEHRVPEGIKINVTWTAALQPLRAPHIYSFKLTHFVNTRQKNIGIVSIDATRKGNHPSWSTVIPANATKHGYTIEIAAESLSAIGPKNRVVRYIDKKNNCFVSKNNCPSSGEFINKVTEAVLFNNSSVPVVSAGAGVVIVAVCLFVIAFVAHKKRANAKRRKRGMHFDSQLNNARSFGKRVNVTTEKTSVLRLGHKLGEGHFGVVYKADMWQPEQKTWAVVAVKTLKCSGDDVAKSQFAQESSLMKEVGRHPHVVSLLGEGELPHNDGYYMAVEFCERGDLLNLLRSHYLLMDEERAYVNDQQISNNLHMVSNQGYEKWSTVGGKTPLRAMDLMSFARQIALGMEYLASIRIVHRDLAARNVLVTSDMQLKVADFGLSRDVYEGSIYFKHQGPASLPLRWMALEAIERSMYTSASDVWSFGVLLWEVWTMGKEPYAGLRGAQVLDALKKGHRLARPEACPVDLYKIMLQCWSEIPLSRPTFSEFRSLVENMIEANSYLPVKENNRNFPSEDAPLLIEEAAKIDNVD; translated from the exons ATGCAACACGTCGTGAGGTGTCTTCCGCTCTTCTGGGCCGTCGTCGTGGGCCTGCCCGGCCCCGCGGCCCGCCACCAGCAGCTCTGCTTACGCACGTGTACCCTCTGGCAGAGAACCGGCCTTTCG ATAAACGCAACAGTGACAGACGCGTTAGGCTGCCTGGCCGAAGAACAAAATTCCTGCCTGGAG TGCGTCCGAGAGCAAATTAGGGAAACAGAATGTAGAAAAATGTGCAGCTTGCCAGAAGCGACTTCTTGCATTGGAAAGTGCGCCTGTTTGAGAAACGACGCAGCCACCTCTGGGTCGACCGTTT CAGCAGGTCAGGAGCCGAAGCTTTTGTGTAGAGATGTCGAAGAGAATGCAATGATAGTGGTGCTCGCATTTCCATCTCAAAAGAACGTCAAAGCCGCCTCCGTCAGAATCAGACAAAGCGACGAGTGGACGAACTTCCAACCACCG AAAATAAGGCCATGGATTCGTCTGACAAATCTGACGTTCTCGGAAAGGTACGAAGTGCGTCTGACTTCCGAGGACGGCGATTTTGCGCACGGCTTCTTCAGCACTCTGGGCCGCAATCACACGCCGCTTGAGGTCACAGGAGTGCACATCTCGAATTATGTATCTGGAGCTGATGAGGCTCTGTACGCAAATATCTCTTGGACGCCGGCTGCCG ATCGTCCTTGTAAGTACTCCATCTTGGTTAACAGCGATGACACAGATTACTACGAG CCCGTAAAACGAGGGTTTGAGTTGCGAAAGGTGATTTTGGGAATGAATGCTGCCTTCGTAGTGGTTCCAAAGTTCGGAAATAAAGAAGGAAAGCCAGCCGTCTTCAGGAACCAGGTTCCTCTTTGCCCAGAAACACTGACAGACCCTGAGGGAAACGTTCTTCCTCCCAACCACGTCCATTGTC AGCCGTTGCCGCCAACAGAGTTGTGCAGCATTGAACATCGCGTTCCAGAAGGCATAAAAATCAACGTGACGTGGACAGCTGCGCTGCAGCCGCTAAGGGCGCCGCATATATATTCTTTTAAACTTACACATTTTGTCAACACGCGCCAGAAAAATATTGGCATTGTCTCAATCGAT GCGACGAGAAAAGGAAATCATCCGAGTTGGTCAACAGTAATTCCTGCCAATGCGACCAAACACGGCTACACCATCGAAATTGCAGCAGAGAGCCTGTCAGCGATCGGCCCGAAAAACAGAGTGGTCCGCTATATCGACAAGAAAAACAATTGCTTTGTG AGCAAAAATAACTGTCCATCGTCAGGAGAATTTATTAACAAAGTGACAGAAGCAGTTTTGTTCAACAACTCGTCAGTACCAGTAGTGTCCGCGGGCGCAGGGGTGGTGATTGTGGCCGTCTGCCTGTTCGTCATCGCCTTCGTGGCGCACAAGAAACGAGCAAATGCCAAGAGAAGG AAAAGGGGGATGCACTTCGACAGTCAGCTGAACAACGCCAGATCTTTTGGGAAGCGAGTCAATGTCACCACAGAGAAGACGAGTGTGCTTAGACTTGGACACAAACTCGGCGAAGGACACTTTGGCGTCGTCTACAAGGCCGATATGTGGCAGCCAGAGCAGAAAACTTGGGCCGTCGTCGCGGTCAAAACTCTAAAAT GCAGTGGGGACGACGTGGCAAAGTCCCAATTTGCCCAGGAGAGCTCGCTGATGAAGGAGGTGGGCCGACACCCGCACGTGGTCAGTCTGCTAGGCGAGGGCGAGCTGCCGCACAACGACGGTTACTACATGGCGGTGGAGTTTTGCGAACGCGGTGACCTACTCAACCTCCTGCGCTCGCACTACCTGTTGATGGACGAGGAGCGTGCCTACGTCAACGACCAGCAAATCTCGAACAACCTGCACATGGTTTCAAACCAGGGATATGAAAAAT GGAGCACGGTAGGAGGCAAAACTCCCTTGAGAGCCATGGACCTGATGTCATTCGCCAGGCAAATTGCACTCGGAATG GAATATTTGGCCAGCATAAGAATTGTCCACCGCGACCTGGCTGCCCGAAATGTGCTTGTGACGTCAGACATGCAGCTAAAGGTGGCCGACTTTGGCCTAAGCAGGGACGTCTACGAGGGTAGCATCTACTTCAAGCATCAGGGCCCAGCCAGCCTACCCCTCCGATGGATGGCCTTGGAGGCTATCGAGAGAAGCATGTATACCAGCGCATCTGACGT gTGGTCATTTGGAGTATTATTGTGGGAAGTCTGGACGATGGGCAAGGAGCCATACGCGGGTCTGAGGGGGGCGCAAGTTTTGGATGCCCTCAAAAAAGGCCACCGACTTGCCAGGCCAGAAGCGTGTCCAGTCGACTT GTACAAAATAATGTTGCAGTGCTGGTCAGAGATTCCTCTCTCGAGACCAACATTTAGCGAGTTCAGGTCGCTAGTGGAAAACATGATAGAAGCCAATTCTTATTTGCCAGTTAAAGAGAACAACAG AAATTTTCCCTCCGAAGATGCGCCTTTGCTGATAGAAGAAGCAGCTAAAATAGACAATGTTGATTGA
- the LOC135938651 gene encoding tyrosine-protein kinase Mer-like isoform X3 yields the protein MQHVVRCLPLFWAVVVGLPGPAARHQQLCLRTCTLWQRTGLSINATVTDALGCLAEEQNSCLECVREQIRETECRKMCSLPEATSCIGKCACLRNDAATSGSTVSGQEPKLLCRDVEENAMIVVLAFPSQKNVKAASVRIRQSDEWTNFQPPKIRPWIRLTNLTFSERYEVRLTSEDGDFAHGFFSTLGRNHTPLEVTGVHISNYVSGADEALYANISWTPAADRPCKYSILVNSDDTDYYEPVKRGFELRKVILGMNAAFVVVPKFGNKEGKPAVFRNQVPLCPETLTDPEGNVLPPNHVHCQPLPPTELCSIEHRVPEGIKINVTWTAALQPLRAPHIYSFKLTHFVNTRQKNIGIVSIDATRKGNHPSWSTVIPANATKHGYTIEIAAESLSAIGPKNRVVRYIDKKNNCFVSKNNCPSSGEFINKVTEAVLFNNSSVPVVSAGAGVVIVAVCLFVIAFVAHKKRANAKRRKRGMHFDSQLNNARSFGKRVNVTTEKTSVLRLGHKLGEGHFGVVYKADMWQPEQKTWAVVAVKTLKSGSGDDVAKSQFAQESSLMKEVGRHPHVVSLLGEGELPHNDGYYMAVEFCERGDLLNLLRSHYLLMDEERAYVNDQQISNNLHMVSNQGYEKWSTVGGKTPLRAMDLMSFARQIALGMEYLASIRIVHRDLAARNVLVTSDMQLKVADFGLSRDVYEGSIYFKHQGPASLPLRWMALEAIERSMYTSASDVWSFGVLLWEVWTMGKEPYAGLRGAQVLDALKKGHRLARPEACPVDLYKIMLQCWSEIPLSRPTFSEFRSLVENMIEANSYLPVKENNRNFPSEDAPLLIEEAAKIDNVD from the exons ATGCAACACGTCGTGAGGTGTCTTCCGCTCTTCTGGGCCGTCGTCGTGGGCCTGCCCGGCCCCGCGGCCCGCCACCAGCAGCTCTGCTTACGCACGTGTACCCTCTGGCAGAGAACCGGCCTTTCG ATAAACGCAACAGTGACAGACGCGTTAGGCTGCCTGGCCGAAGAACAAAATTCCTGCCTGGAG TGCGTCCGAGAGCAAATTAGGGAAACAGAATGTAGAAAAATGTGCAGCTTGCCAGAAGCGACTTCTTGCATTGGAAAGTGCGCCTGTTTGAGAAACGACGCAGCCACCTCTGGGTCGACCGTTT CAGGTCAGGAGCCGAAGCTTTTGTGTAGAGATGTCGAAGAGAATGCAATGATAGTGGTGCTCGCATTTCCATCTCAAAAGAACGTCAAAGCCGCCTCCGTCAGAATCAGACAAAGCGACGAGTGGACGAACTTCCAACCACCG AAAATAAGGCCATGGATTCGTCTGACAAATCTGACGTTCTCGGAAAGGTACGAAGTGCGTCTGACTTCCGAGGACGGCGATTTTGCGCACGGCTTCTTCAGCACTCTGGGCCGCAATCACACGCCGCTTGAGGTCACAGGAGTGCACATCTCGAATTATGTATCTGGAGCTGATGAGGCTCTGTACGCAAATATCTCTTGGACGCCGGCTGCCG ATCGTCCTTGTAAGTACTCCATCTTGGTTAACAGCGATGACACAGATTACTACGAG CCCGTAAAACGAGGGTTTGAGTTGCGAAAGGTGATTTTGGGAATGAATGCTGCCTTCGTAGTGGTTCCAAAGTTCGGAAATAAAGAAGGAAAGCCAGCCGTCTTCAGGAACCAGGTTCCTCTTTGCCCAGAAACACTGACAGACCCTGAGGGAAACGTTCTTCCTCCCAACCACGTCCATTGTC AGCCGTTGCCGCCAACAGAGTTGTGCAGCATTGAACATCGCGTTCCAGAAGGCATAAAAATCAACGTGACGTGGACAGCTGCGCTGCAGCCGCTAAGGGCGCCGCATATATATTCTTTTAAACTTACACATTTTGTCAACACGCGCCAGAAAAATATTGGCATTGTCTCAATCGAT GCGACGAGAAAAGGAAATCATCCGAGTTGGTCAACAGTAATTCCTGCCAATGCGACCAAACACGGCTACACCATCGAAATTGCAGCAGAGAGCCTGTCAGCGATCGGCCCGAAAAACAGAGTGGTCCGCTATATCGACAAGAAAAACAATTGCTTTGTG AGCAAAAATAACTGTCCATCGTCAGGAGAATTTATTAACAAAGTGACAGAAGCAGTTTTGTTCAACAACTCGTCAGTACCAGTAGTGTCCGCGGGCGCAGGGGTGGTGATTGTGGCCGTCTGCCTGTTCGTCATCGCCTTCGTGGCGCACAAGAAACGAGCAAATGCCAAGAGAAGG AAAAGGGGGATGCACTTCGACAGTCAGCTGAACAACGCCAGATCTTTTGGGAAGCGAGTCAATGTCACCACAGAGAAGACGAGTGTGCTTAGACTTGGACACAAACTCGGCGAAGGACACTTTGGCGTCGTCTACAAGGCCGATATGTGGCAGCCAGAGCAGAAAACTTGGGCCGTCGTCGCGGTCAAAACTCTAAAAT CAGGCAGTGGGGACGACGTGGCAAAGTCCCAATTTGCCCAGGAGAGCTCGCTGATGAAGGAGGTGGGCCGACACCCGCACGTGGTCAGTCTGCTAGGCGAGGGCGAGCTGCCGCACAACGACGGTTACTACATGGCGGTGGAGTTTTGCGAACGCGGTGACCTACTCAACCTCCTGCGCTCGCACTACCTGTTGATGGACGAGGAGCGTGCCTACGTCAACGACCAGCAAATCTCGAACAACCTGCACATGGTTTCAAACCAGGGATATGAAAAAT GGAGCACGGTAGGAGGCAAAACTCCCTTGAGAGCCATGGACCTGATGTCATTCGCCAGGCAAATTGCACTCGGAATG GAATATTTGGCCAGCATAAGAATTGTCCACCGCGACCTGGCTGCCCGAAATGTGCTTGTGACGTCAGACATGCAGCTAAAGGTGGCCGACTTTGGCCTAAGCAGGGACGTCTACGAGGGTAGCATCTACTTCAAGCATCAGGGCCCAGCCAGCCTACCCCTCCGATGGATGGCCTTGGAGGCTATCGAGAGAAGCATGTATACCAGCGCATCTGACGT gTGGTCATTTGGAGTATTATTGTGGGAAGTCTGGACGATGGGCAAGGAGCCATACGCGGGTCTGAGGGGGGCGCAAGTTTTGGATGCCCTCAAAAAAGGCCACCGACTTGCCAGGCCAGAAGCGTGTCCAGTCGACTT GTACAAAATAATGTTGCAGTGCTGGTCAGAGATTCCTCTCTCGAGACCAACATTTAGCGAGTTCAGGTCGCTAGTGGAAAACATGATAGAAGCCAATTCTTATTTGCCAGTTAAAGAGAACAACAG AAATTTTCCCTCCGAAGATGCGCCTTTGCTGATAGAAGAAGCAGCTAAAATAGACAATGTTGATTGA
- the LOC135938651 gene encoding tyrosine-protein kinase Mer-like isoform X1 → MQHVVRCLPLFWAVVVGLPGPAARHQQLCLRTCTLWQRTGLSINATVTDALGCLAEEQNSCLECVREQIRETECRKMCSLPEATSCIGKCACLRNDAATSGSTVSAGQEPKLLCRDVEENAMIVVLAFPSQKNVKAASVRIRQSDEWTNFQPPKIRPWIRLTNLTFSERYEVRLTSEDGDFAHGFFSTLGRNHTPLEVTGVHISNYVSGADEALYANISWTPAADRPCKYSILVNSDDTDYYEPVKRGFELRKVILGMNAAFVVVPKFGNKEGKPAVFRNQVPLCPETLTDPEGNVLPPNHVHCQPLPPTELCSIEHRVPEGIKINVTWTAALQPLRAPHIYSFKLTHFVNTRQKNIGIVSIDATRKGNHPSWSTVIPANATKHGYTIEIAAESLSAIGPKNRVVRYIDKKNNCFVSKNNCPSSGEFINKVTEAVLFNNSSVPVVSAGAGVVIVAVCLFVIAFVAHKKRANAKRRKRGMHFDSQLNNARSFGKRVNVTTEKTSVLRLGHKLGEGHFGVVYKADMWQPEQKTWAVVAVKTLKSGSGDDVAKSQFAQESSLMKEVGRHPHVVSLLGEGELPHNDGYYMAVEFCERGDLLNLLRSHYLLMDEERAYVNDQQISNNLHMVSNQGYEKWSTVGGKTPLRAMDLMSFARQIALGMEYLASIRIVHRDLAARNVLVTSDMQLKVADFGLSRDVYEGSIYFKHQGPASLPLRWMALEAIERSMYTSASDVWSFGVLLWEVWTMGKEPYAGLRGAQVLDALKKGHRLARPEACPVDLYKIMLQCWSEIPLSRPTFSEFRSLVENMIEANSYLPVKENNRNFPSEDAPLLIEEAAKIDNVD, encoded by the exons ATGCAACACGTCGTGAGGTGTCTTCCGCTCTTCTGGGCCGTCGTCGTGGGCCTGCCCGGCCCCGCGGCCCGCCACCAGCAGCTCTGCTTACGCACGTGTACCCTCTGGCAGAGAACCGGCCTTTCG ATAAACGCAACAGTGACAGACGCGTTAGGCTGCCTGGCCGAAGAACAAAATTCCTGCCTGGAG TGCGTCCGAGAGCAAATTAGGGAAACAGAATGTAGAAAAATGTGCAGCTTGCCAGAAGCGACTTCTTGCATTGGAAAGTGCGCCTGTTTGAGAAACGACGCAGCCACCTCTGGGTCGACCGTTT CAGCAGGTCAGGAGCCGAAGCTTTTGTGTAGAGATGTCGAAGAGAATGCAATGATAGTGGTGCTCGCATTTCCATCTCAAAAGAACGTCAAAGCCGCCTCCGTCAGAATCAGACAAAGCGACGAGTGGACGAACTTCCAACCACCG AAAATAAGGCCATGGATTCGTCTGACAAATCTGACGTTCTCGGAAAGGTACGAAGTGCGTCTGACTTCCGAGGACGGCGATTTTGCGCACGGCTTCTTCAGCACTCTGGGCCGCAATCACACGCCGCTTGAGGTCACAGGAGTGCACATCTCGAATTATGTATCTGGAGCTGATGAGGCTCTGTACGCAAATATCTCTTGGACGCCGGCTGCCG ATCGTCCTTGTAAGTACTCCATCTTGGTTAACAGCGATGACACAGATTACTACGAG CCCGTAAAACGAGGGTTTGAGTTGCGAAAGGTGATTTTGGGAATGAATGCTGCCTTCGTAGTGGTTCCAAAGTTCGGAAATAAAGAAGGAAAGCCAGCCGTCTTCAGGAACCAGGTTCCTCTTTGCCCAGAAACACTGACAGACCCTGAGGGAAACGTTCTTCCTCCCAACCACGTCCATTGTC AGCCGTTGCCGCCAACAGAGTTGTGCAGCATTGAACATCGCGTTCCAGAAGGCATAAAAATCAACGTGACGTGGACAGCTGCGCTGCAGCCGCTAAGGGCGCCGCATATATATTCTTTTAAACTTACACATTTTGTCAACACGCGCCAGAAAAATATTGGCATTGTCTCAATCGAT GCGACGAGAAAAGGAAATCATCCGAGTTGGTCAACAGTAATTCCTGCCAATGCGACCAAACACGGCTACACCATCGAAATTGCAGCAGAGAGCCTGTCAGCGATCGGCCCGAAAAACAGAGTGGTCCGCTATATCGACAAGAAAAACAATTGCTTTGTG AGCAAAAATAACTGTCCATCGTCAGGAGAATTTATTAACAAAGTGACAGAAGCAGTTTTGTTCAACAACTCGTCAGTACCAGTAGTGTCCGCGGGCGCAGGGGTGGTGATTGTGGCCGTCTGCCTGTTCGTCATCGCCTTCGTGGCGCACAAGAAACGAGCAAATGCCAAGAGAAGG AAAAGGGGGATGCACTTCGACAGTCAGCTGAACAACGCCAGATCTTTTGGGAAGCGAGTCAATGTCACCACAGAGAAGACGAGTGTGCTTAGACTTGGACACAAACTCGGCGAAGGACACTTTGGCGTCGTCTACAAGGCCGATATGTGGCAGCCAGAGCAGAAAACTTGGGCCGTCGTCGCGGTCAAAACTCTAAAAT CAGGCAGTGGGGACGACGTGGCAAAGTCCCAATTTGCCCAGGAGAGCTCGCTGATGAAGGAGGTGGGCCGACACCCGCACGTGGTCAGTCTGCTAGGCGAGGGCGAGCTGCCGCACAACGACGGTTACTACATGGCGGTGGAGTTTTGCGAACGCGGTGACCTACTCAACCTCCTGCGCTCGCACTACCTGTTGATGGACGAGGAGCGTGCCTACGTCAACGACCAGCAAATCTCGAACAACCTGCACATGGTTTCAAACCAGGGATATGAAAAAT GGAGCACGGTAGGAGGCAAAACTCCCTTGAGAGCCATGGACCTGATGTCATTCGCCAGGCAAATTGCACTCGGAATG GAATATTTGGCCAGCATAAGAATTGTCCACCGCGACCTGGCTGCCCGAAATGTGCTTGTGACGTCAGACATGCAGCTAAAGGTGGCCGACTTTGGCCTAAGCAGGGACGTCTACGAGGGTAGCATCTACTTCAAGCATCAGGGCCCAGCCAGCCTACCCCTCCGATGGATGGCCTTGGAGGCTATCGAGAGAAGCATGTATACCAGCGCATCTGACGT gTGGTCATTTGGAGTATTATTGTGGGAAGTCTGGACGATGGGCAAGGAGCCATACGCGGGTCTGAGGGGGGCGCAAGTTTTGGATGCCCTCAAAAAAGGCCACCGACTTGCCAGGCCAGAAGCGTGTCCAGTCGACTT GTACAAAATAATGTTGCAGTGCTGGTCAGAGATTCCTCTCTCGAGACCAACATTTAGCGAGTTCAGGTCGCTAGTGGAAAACATGATAGAAGCCAATTCTTATTTGCCAGTTAAAGAGAACAACAG AAATTTTCCCTCCGAAGATGCGCCTTTGCTGATAGAAGAAGCAGCTAAAATAGACAATGTTGATTGA